AAAAGCCTTTTTCCGAAATTCCTTTCATCACACCTTTGGCAAGGGCGTTTCCAAATCCTGTAAGCGGTACGGTAGCCCCGGCGCCAAATAAATCTACCAGTGGTTGATAGAGTTCCAAAAAGGTGAGGATTACTCCTGCCACCACATAGCTCACCAAAATTCTTGCAGGAGTAAGCTTGGTAAAATCAATAAGGAGTTGAGCAATCACACATAAAAATCCCCCGAATACAAATGCTAAAAGATAATTCATACACTTACTCCTTTTCCAACTGTACCAGGTGAGCAATTCCCGGGATGGATTCTCCTTGCAGAGCACTGGTTGGGGACATCAGTGCCCCTGTTGCAATAAACAGAATTTTTTGCCATTTTCCCTGATGAAACTGTTTTAAGATATAAGAATTAAAGACCGATGCACTGCATCCGCATCCGGAACCCCCTGAGTGGGTATCCTGTTCTTCCGAAAATATCAGCGAACCGCAATCTTCCAAGTTTTTTGCAGTGTAACCATTCTGGAATAACAATTCTCGCAGCAGATCTTTTCCGATATTTCCCAAATCTCCTGTGATAATTAAATCATAGTTTTGCGGATTCGTGTTGGTATCGGCAAAAAAATTGCACAGGGTATCACAGGCGGCGGGAGCCATAGCGGCACCCATATTGTTCAAATCCTTGATACCGGCATCAGTTACTTTTCCCACAG
This region of Oscillospiraceae bacterium genomic DNA includes:
- the spoVAE gene encoding stage V sporulation protein AE, which encodes MNYLLAFVFGGFLCVIAQLLIDFTKLTPARILVSYVVAGVILTFLELYQPLVDLFGAGATVPLTGFGNALAKGVMKGISEKGFLGVISGGMTACAAGISAAIFFGLIFSLIFSPKEK